One window of SAR324 cluster bacterium genomic DNA carries:
- the larA gene encoding nickel-dependent lactate racemase, with translation MQVELSFGRQGLLVELPEKAIPQIIRKPKNPVPKDPHVLVLQALSKPIRSKKLSEEAKGNKTACILACDITRPVPNKLFLKPVIAELEAGGIPRGNITILIATGLHRPNLGEELEEVIGDPWVTENIQILNHDARDETSIVHLGKTSIHQVPLGLNRHFVEADLKLVTGLVEPHFMAGYSGGRKVIAPGIAHHETIRTFHSARFMESPYAASCNLDKNPLHESQLEIVQMLGGKILAVNTILDEERNLIHVNFGEVIASHQEAVNFARASCEIRVGRTFKTILTSSAGYPLDKTYYQTVKGMVTPLDILEPGGTLIIASECAEGIGSAEFRESQARLVELGPAAFLKTLLSKDLAEIDEWESEMQLKPMRVGEVQLYCPGMSEEDQKLTGVKIIQDLHQALAEAIEKVGDAEVAVIPEGPYLVPFAAA, from the coding sequence ATGCAAGTCGAGCTTTCCTTTGGACGTCAGGGATTGTTGGTTGAATTACCAGAAAAAGCCATTCCTCAGATCATTCGCAAACCCAAGAATCCAGTCCCCAAAGACCCACATGTCCTGGTTCTGCAAGCCCTATCTAAGCCAATCCGCAGCAAGAAACTCTCTGAAGAAGCCAAGGGTAATAAAACTGCCTGTATTTTGGCCTGTGACATCACCAGACCAGTTCCGAACAAGCTTTTTCTGAAACCCGTCATTGCAGAACTGGAAGCCGGGGGAATCCCAAGAGGCAACATCACGATTTTGATTGCCACAGGCCTTCACCGTCCAAATCTTGGGGAAGAGCTGGAGGAGGTCATTGGAGACCCCTGGGTGACGGAGAACATCCAAATCCTCAATCATGACGCTCGCGATGAGACCTCAATTGTTCATCTTGGTAAAACATCAATCCATCAGGTACCTCTGGGACTGAATCGCCATTTCGTTGAAGCTGATCTCAAGCTGGTAACTGGTTTAGTGGAGCCACACTTTATGGCAGGATACTCAGGAGGCCGAAAGGTCATCGCTCCTGGCATCGCCCATCACGAGACAATCCGTACGTTCCATTCCGCGCGCTTCATGGAGAGTCCTTATGCCGCCTCTTGCAATCTAGATAAGAATCCGTTGCATGAATCTCAGTTGGAAATTGTTCAGATGCTCGGGGGGAAAATCCTGGCTGTGAACACGATCTTGGATGAAGAACGGAACCTAATTCATGTAAACTTTGGTGAAGTAATAGCCAGCCATCAGGAAGCCGTGAATTTCGCCCGAGCCAGTTGCGAGATACGCGTTGGTCGAACATTTAAAACGATTTTAACGAGCTCAGCCGGCTACCCCTTAGATAAAACTTATTATCAAACCGTCAAGGGGATGGTAACTCCGCTGGATATTCTGGAGCCAGGTGGCACGCTCATAATTGCTTCAGAGTGTGCAGAGGGAATCGGCTCAGCGGAATTTCGGGAATCACAGGCTAGACTTGTCGAACTCGGCCCAGCAGCATTTTTGAAAACTCTGCTTTCCAAGGATCTCGCGGAAATTGACGAGTGGGAGAGCGAGATGCAACTGAAACCTATGCGGGTAGGGGAAGTTCAGTTGTATTGCCCTGGCATGAGCGAGGAGGATCAGAAGCTAACTGGGGTAAAAATCATTCAAGATCTTCATCAGGCATTGGCTGAAGCCATTGAAAAGGTAGGCGACGCAGAAGTTGCCGTCATTCCTGAAGGTCCTTACTTGGTACCTTTTGCAGCCGCTTAA